One Acaryochloris marina S15 DNA segment encodes these proteins:
- a CDS encoding ISAs1 family transposase — MATGFSKPPSSPASTDSSSSLLPASDCDQAYQQLSECFEDLPDPRGGQGVQHPFVSIVVIGLLASLGGAQGWEDIETYGLSHQDWLSSFLRLPSGIPTADTYRRVFERICPTAFERSFNHWLDQVVTTLGAQVIPIDGKQLRGSYDRNQDQSALHLVSAWASEYRLFLGQVKVADKSNEITAIPALLELLDIAGCIITIDAMGTQHEIARHIQAKEADYVLALKENHPTLFEQVEQWFETAEANEFKCIEHSYDARVEAGHHRREKRQVWAVSLQQMGPLYKQAQWKGLQTIVKVARTRHLWNKTTYEVMFYISSLPPNAQQLGKAIRQHWSIENQLHWVLDVTFGEDASRIRTGHAPENMAILRRWSINLLNQETSFKKSTRQKLKRASMDEAYMLKVLGASLPLQSSLSEA, encoded by the coding sequence ATGGCTACAGGATTCAGCAAGCCTCCTTCCTCACCAGCTTCCACTGACTCATCCTCGTCACTCCTGCCTGCCAGTGATTGCGATCAGGCTTATCAACAATTGTCCGAGTGTTTTGAAGATTTGCCTGATCCACGTGGAGGCCAAGGTGTCCAGCATCCGTTTGTCAGCATCGTCGTGATTGGACTATTGGCAAGTTTAGGTGGCGCACAAGGGTGGGAAGACATTGAAACCTATGGTCTAAGCCATCAAGATTGGTTGTCGAGTTTTCTGAGGCTACCGTCCGGGATACCGACAGCAGACACCTATCGACGAGTGTTTGAGCGTATTTGCCCCACCGCTTTTGAGCGGAGTTTCAATCACTGGTTGGATCAGGTAGTGACAACCCTCGGCGCTCAAGTGATACCGATTGACGGCAAACAACTCAGAGGTTCCTATGATCGCAATCAAGACCAATCCGCATTGCATCTGGTCAGTGCTTGGGCCAGTGAGTATCGGTTATTTCTAGGACAGGTCAAAGTTGCAGACAAGAGTAACGAAATTACCGCTATTCCAGCACTGCTAGAGCTATTAGACATTGCCGGGTGCATTATTACCATTGATGCAATGGGAACTCAGCACGAGATTGCCCGCCACATTCAAGCTAAAGAGGCTGACTATGTGCTGGCCCTCAAGGAGAATCATCCCACGCTGTTTGAGCAGGTTGAGCAATGGTTTGAAACGGCTGAAGCGAATGAGTTTAAGTGCATTGAGCACAGCTATGATGCCCGGGTGGAAGCAGGGCACCATCGTCGCGAGAAACGACAAGTTTGGGCCGTGTCCCTTCAACAGATGGGTCCTCTGTACAAGCAGGCGCAGTGGAAGGGCTTGCAAACCATCGTCAAGGTCGCTCGGACCCGACATCTGTGGAACAAAACCACCTATGAGGTGATGTTTTATATCAGTTCTCTACCGCCAAATGCTCAGCAGTTGGGCAAAGCCATCCGCCAGCATTGGTCGATTGAGAACCAACTCCACTGGGTCTTAGACGTGACCTTTGGCGAAGATGCTAGCCGCATTCGCACAGGACATGCGCCGGAAAACATGGCCATCCTGAGACGCTGGAGCATCAACCTTCTCAATCAAGAAACGTCCTTTAAGAAAAGTACCCGTCAAAAACTAAAACGGGCGAGCATGGATGAAGCGTATATGCTCAAAGTTCTAGGCGCTTCTCTTCCTTTACAGTCTAGCCTTTCAGAGGCTTGA
- a CDS encoding thermonuclease family protein: MTARRTILSLLLPPLLLGCSPPPSTTTNAIAPANTTPATILRTGDGDTLKVRSQNGTSSKVRVGCIDAPESNQEYGPEAAQRLKSLLPSGITIELREITTDQYGRTVAEIYSEGKSVGLQMVREGYAVVYHRYLDGCSATADQYVAAEEEARSQKLNFWNQSNPEMPWDFRRGKR, encoded by the coding sequence ATGACAGCCCGCAGAACCATCCTCTCTCTCCTCCTTCCCCCTCTCCTTCTAGGATGCAGCCCACCCCCCAGCACCACGACAAATGCTATTGCTCCAGCGAATACCACTCCCGCCACAATTCTCAGAACGGGTGACGGTGATACTCTCAAGGTGCGATCTCAAAATGGCACATCAAGTAAAGTCCGTGTTGGCTGTATCGATGCACCAGAGTCTAACCAGGAGTATGGCCCTGAAGCTGCTCAAAGACTCAAGTCACTATTACCCAGTGGAATAACTATCGAGCTTCGGGAAATTACCACGGATCAATATGGGCGCACTGTAGCCGAGATCTACTCGGAGGGGAAATCGGTTGGCTTACAGATGGTGAGGGAAGGCTATGCCGTAGTGTACCACCGATATTTGGATGGCTGTTCAGCGACTGCGGATCAGTATGTTGCTGCTGAGGAGGAGGCACGATCCCAGAAGCTCAATTTTTGGAACCAGAGTAACCCAGAGATGCCGTGGGATTTCAGGCGGGGAAAGCGTTGA
- a CDS encoding strawberry notch C-terminal domain-containing protein, translating to MQQQDNLAELFAAEFLSGKSYASIVEARSQAAQLLNQSVRPGSPLAKLVDESIEAGLVRAARSIIGQSLTPIQTYADLVDLYNRQPRLSVRSSTSVRQQAYSTPLPIAYLAANLAGVTAKSTVYEPSAGHGALVLNATPENCTINELNPDRAGDLRRQGFSVTEQDASAFLPDQLHDVVIANPPFGRTKGENGRTKRFQLPGNPRGTSQIDHAIAMQALKAMKPDGRAVLILGGKPETDPGERAEAYNTLESRGFFYPLYQQYGVTQHFTISGDLYKKQGAGWPLDVIVIEGKGTSQRPLPAVEPPQIYESFEELRGILNDSIQASTNLRTIPELHKSLDAPGIGGPSDVSGESANRTRDDGVQNLSGSDELSDGMDVRELDQVLRPFQGQSTEDALRHPSAASPNPGSTESIRRGRGEADVDLGNGVGGKPIRVQRDMGAMDETDQSRGQLSSGPDTPATDISGVIDGEARRGDHRPISDGIESRIQVDDILIEDSTVAEEFNTAYVPRSQGRSPDTLIPTNMAVSAQQALDRFEQEHGNIDEFVMNRLGYDSKGQMFDVLYAEQIDSLALAFDQKDKGKIFLNGDQTGNGKGRFGAANIIDAQRQGYIPIFVTQKPNLYASMIQDLADIGRPGCTPFMTNAKLSLNLTDGRTLRTGGLADQENEMHRLTQIGLGGYDAIFTTYNQLQAINNKEPYRRQFLRALASRAVFIFDEAHEAGGGQGQSWKRPSDASNRAEFVRELVDASAGTIFMSATATKNPAVMDLYARRTDAIHAVNSMENLSNTLKAGGIPLQQMMATQFVSAGNMLRRERTFENISFNAKTVPVDHEIADNISAIMRAIDRFDQAKDEAVKEMKKVVRKEAKSLSEDNSIGKSGARSVSFTSLMHNAIDQGLLAQKAETTVQEAIASLQRGEKPLIALASTMDSFIGDFAKGRNIQTGDPINISFADVLKRYLVRSKDIQIKNYDGDSDTRPMTEAELGAEAIAAYQEAYELITESDFSQIPLSSIDYMKHRLSQEGYTVDEITGRQSIINYEGGELTYGLRSNSETKPQAKIDVVNRFNGGDLDVVILNRSGATGINLHASERFADQRPRHMIVAQAERDINQVMQMLGRANRFGQVVEPNFTLVMADVPAEKRLGAMLVKKMASLNANTTASRDSDLSVGNVTDFMNAAGEEVVTELIDEHPELDAMLSYPSRGDIDGEIGLISKVTGRIPLLPIKQQAELYDLIETETTALIQQKEAMGENVLEADKLDLDARTIAKMEVVPADAAIKSEFTGPVNLEVVNAKVTTKPPTQLEIINNVRENLGQSRVKTVDDHDSDAIEDQAKEQNRGLRNQVKKRLETYSQKAMGEAKTPEAASHLETKFDKQMGHFQAITNRFQIGSTVQLASAEGKVSYGVVANIAQKAKPLGSPAAPTNWKMQIITSEGKNISVPFSKINSGKPSAVTIKPQEKTWKGESIYEDFDQRQQNLRTEMQVFTGNLIKAYEEHPKGKFVNFTTNQGQVRQGLIMPDDFDITKQLRERPVIFEEPYQVKAFLTEVTKNLGAVHDNPEKNLAIKADAAAKLRGTPIDHFVITVPSSTRVGGKFFLNEDLLDAAQSEFFSVANRMEMHVAPENLEAALKVIMKDEGIQIAAFDFKDMARDYLGQMLPTMEQIEENQFEQQADFVPYVEPTKDTATQLDMLLQSDAVEPSETPQVEAIQSAPDQAAVQPTQDNTKQIAPPANQTGKAEKFVAQFLHEGGLAQEILKGDDFHFEIKNGPYEPLVVERITDQLSLTHYRERDGDLCLDSEMVFGIDGQGKLNLEETAVQNPFTGREARELDQEFGELFAANIIHQGFAEAALEQLPELLRERQAEQAEVSEPSIAEAPKQAEPEPDKTIEEPVQGVESRSVQESPTEQTVTPLQEPTATAKAEQPQQEPTAQQDKGPQPKPKPQAKPEDWPKYASALKRGNAYQARVKERVAAYKQGTSLNTRASLAMGKDFKEFTQGLNSLKDWYRTAQKLKHDIPYLEKIAKVGNQFKQGGPISDRARAAMKQDINQLAYNRFSAGLNPKNPQILLTRLAANAAKAGLAPPKIMGALSVAPAVKSIRYQEGEQASLKYSRKIMMEGLKLKKQEQPKTVAPKQQRTQDVNQNQGLGR from the coding sequence ATGCAACAGCAAGATAATCTTGCCGAATTGTTTGCCGCTGAGTTCCTGTCGGGTAAGTCCTATGCGTCCATCGTAGAAGCCCGATCCCAGGCAGCTCAGTTGCTGAACCAATCCGTGCGCCCTGGCAGTCCCCTTGCAAAATTGGTGGATGAGTCCATTGAGGCCGGGTTAGTTCGGGCTGCGCGGAGCATCATTGGGCAATCCCTTACCCCGATCCAAACTTATGCGGATCTGGTGGATCTGTACAATCGCCAGCCCAGGTTAAGCGTCCGATCCTCCACCAGTGTTCGCCAGCAAGCCTATTCCACTCCTCTCCCCATTGCATATCTGGCGGCCAACCTTGCAGGGGTTACGGCTAAGTCCACGGTGTATGAACCGAGTGCCGGCCACGGAGCATTGGTCCTCAATGCCACCCCCGAAAACTGCACCATCAACGAACTGAACCCAGACCGAGCAGGGGATTTAAGACGGCAGGGCTTCAGCGTTACTGAGCAGGATGCTTCGGCTTTCCTCCCAGACCAGCTGCACGATGTCGTCATCGCTAATCCTCCGTTTGGCCGAACCAAGGGAGAGAACGGAAGGACAAAACGGTTCCAACTCCCCGGCAATCCAAGGGGCACGAGCCAGATCGACCATGCGATCGCAATGCAAGCACTTAAGGCCATGAAGCCCGATGGCCGTGCCGTCCTAATCCTCGGCGGCAAGCCCGAAACTGATCCAGGGGAACGGGCCGAAGCGTACAACACTTTAGAGAGCAGGGGGTTCTTCTATCCCTTGTATCAACAGTACGGGGTAACCCAGCACTTCACCATTTCTGGAGATTTATACAAGAAACAGGGAGCGGGTTGGCCCCTCGATGTAATCGTGATTGAGGGGAAGGGAACATCACAACGTCCATTGCCCGCCGTGGAGCCACCACAAATCTATGAATCCTTTGAAGAACTACGAGGAATACTAAATGACTCAATCCAGGCGAGTACCAACTTACGAACAATACCTGAATTACACAAAAGTCTGGATGCCCCAGGAATCGGGGGACCAAGCGATGTTTCTGGTGAGAGTGCCAACAGAACTAGAGATGATGGAGTTCAGAACCTATCTGGATCTGATGAACTGTCGGATGGAATGGATGTTCGAGAACTGGATCAAGTATTACGACCGTTCCAAGGACAATCTACAGAAGATGCTCTACGACACCCTTCGGCAGCTTCACCCAACCCAGGAAGCACCGAGTCCATACGACGAGGACGGGGAGAAGCAGATGTGGATCTGGGCAACGGAGTGGGGGGAAAGCCTATTAGAGTTCAACGAGACATGGGTGCAATGGATGAGACTGACCAATCCAGAGGTCAGCTTTCCAGTGGACCTGACACTCCCGCCACCGATATCTCAGGAGTCATTGATGGAGAAGCACGACGAGGTGACCATCGACCAATTTCTGATGGAATTGAGAGCCGAATTCAAGTAGACGATATCTTAATAGAGGATAGTACTGTGGCAGAAGAATTTAATACTGCGTATGTTCCTCGCAGTCAGGGACGTAGCCCAGATACGCTGATTCCAACTAACATGGCTGTCTCAGCCCAACAAGCTTTAGATCGCTTTGAGCAAGAGCATGGAAACATTGACGAGTTCGTCATGAACCGTTTGGGATATGACTCCAAGGGGCAAATGTTTGATGTCCTCTATGCTGAGCAAATCGACTCCCTTGCACTGGCCTTTGATCAAAAAGACAAGGGCAAAATCTTCCTAAATGGCGATCAAACTGGAAATGGTAAAGGACGGTTCGGAGCAGCCAATATAATTGATGCCCAACGGCAGGGGTATATCCCCATTTTTGTAACCCAGAAACCAAACTTGTATGCATCTATGATCCAGGACTTAGCCGATATCGGCAGGCCAGGATGTACACCTTTTATGACAAATGCGAAGCTGTCGCTAAATCTTACTGATGGCCGGACTCTAAGAACGGGAGGATTGGCGGATCAAGAGAATGAAATGCATCGGCTGACCCAAATCGGCTTAGGGGGATATGACGCCATCTTTACGACCTACAACCAGCTTCAAGCTATCAATAATAAAGAGCCCTATAGACGGCAGTTCTTAAGAGCATTAGCCAGTCGCGCCGTATTTATTTTTGATGAAGCCCATGAAGCAGGGGGTGGGCAAGGTCAAAGTTGGAAAAGACCATCCGATGCATCCAATCGAGCTGAGTTTGTGCGAGAGCTAGTTGACGCTTCGGCTGGAACCATTTTCATGTCAGCCACTGCCACCAAGAATCCAGCAGTCATGGATTTGTACGCTAGGCGCACTGATGCAATTCATGCCGTGAACAGCATGGAGAATCTGAGCAACACTCTTAAAGCTGGTGGTATACCCCTGCAGCAAATGATGGCAACCCAGTTCGTCAGTGCTGGTAATATGCTGCGCCGAGAGAGGACGTTTGAGAATATTAGTTTTAATGCCAAAACTGTTCCTGTAGATCATGAGATTGCAGACAATATCTCAGCCATTATGAGGGCTATTGATCGGTTTGATCAGGCGAAAGATGAAGCCGTCAAGGAGATGAAAAAGGTGGTTCGCAAAGAGGCCAAGTCCCTTAGTGAAGATAATTCCATTGGTAAGTCTGGTGCCCGTTCCGTTTCATTCACCTCTTTGATGCACAACGCCATTGATCAAGGCTTGCTTGCACAAAAAGCAGAGACAACCGTTCAAGAAGCCATTGCATCCCTACAAAGGGGCGAGAAGCCCCTCATTGCCCTCGCCAGCACGATGGACTCTTTTATCGGAGATTTTGCCAAGGGCAGGAATATACAAACGGGTGATCCGATCAATATTTCTTTTGCGGATGTGTTGAAGCGCTATTTAGTACGCTCGAAAGATATCCAAATCAAAAACTATGATGGTGATTCTGATACTCGCCCCATGACGGAAGCTGAGTTAGGGGCCGAAGCCATTGCAGCCTACCAAGAAGCCTATGAACTCATTACTGAGTCGGACTTCTCCCAGATTCCCCTTAGCTCCATCGACTATATGAAACATCGCCTTTCCCAAGAAGGCTATACCGTTGATGAAATCACGGGTCGACAAAGCATCATTAACTATGAGGGGGGAGAGCTAACCTATGGCTTGCGGTCCAATAGTGAGACTAAACCCCAGGCTAAGATTGATGTGGTTAATCGGTTTAATGGGGGCGACCTCGATGTAGTCATTCTCAATCGTTCAGGGGCAACAGGCATCAACCTTCACGCTTCAGAACGATTCGCAGATCAACGCCCTAGGCATATGATTGTGGCCCAAGCCGAAAGGGACATAAACCAAGTCATGCAAATGTTAGGACGTGCCAATCGCTTCGGGCAAGTCGTAGAGCCTAATTTCACTTTAGTAATGGCCGATGTCCCCGCAGAGAAGAGACTCGGTGCAATGCTAGTCAAAAAAATGGCTTCGCTCAATGCCAATACAACAGCATCCAGAGATTCAGATCTCAGTGTTGGCAATGTCACGGACTTTATGAACGCAGCTGGTGAGGAGGTGGTGACTGAGCTAATCGATGAACATCCTGAGTTGGATGCGATGCTCTCTTATCCGAGTAGGGGAGACATTGATGGTGAGATTGGCTTAATTAGCAAAGTCACAGGCCGCATCCCACTCTTGCCCATCAAGCAACAAGCAGAACTGTACGACCTGATTGAGACGGAAACCACCGCCCTCATCCAACAGAAAGAGGCAATGGGCGAGAACGTCTTGGAGGCAGACAAGCTGGACCTCGATGCCCGCACGATCGCCAAGATGGAAGTTGTCCCAGCAGATGCCGCGATCAAGAGCGAGTTCACTGGACCTGTCAATCTGGAAGTGGTGAATGCCAAGGTGACGACCAAGCCCCCAACACAGTTGGAAATCATCAACAATGTCCGTGAGAACTTGGGCCAGTCTAGGGTTAAGACGGTGGACGACCATGATTCTGATGCAATTGAAGACCAGGCCAAGGAGCAGAACCGGGGCTTGAGAAATCAGGTTAAGAAGCGATTGGAAACCTATAGCCAAAAAGCGATGGGGGAGGCAAAAACCCCAGAAGCGGCAAGCCACTTAGAGACTAAGTTCGACAAACAAATGGGGCATTTCCAGGCGATCACTAATCGCTTTCAGATTGGCAGCACTGTACAACTCGCTTCAGCAGAGGGCAAGGTTTCCTATGGGGTGGTCGCCAACATTGCACAGAAGGCTAAACCACTGGGAAGTCCCGCAGCACCGACGAACTGGAAGATGCAAATCATCACTAGCGAAGGAAAAAACATCTCTGTTCCTTTCTCCAAAATCAACTCAGGTAAACCTTCTGCTGTAACGATCAAACCCCAGGAGAAAACCTGGAAGGGAGAGAGCATCTATGAAGACTTTGACCAGAGACAGCAAAATCTGCGCACGGAAATGCAGGTCTTCACGGGCAATCTGATCAAGGCGTATGAAGAACATCCCAAGGGCAAGTTCGTGAATTTCACCACCAATCAAGGCCAGGTGCGCCAAGGGCTGATCATGCCTGATGATTTCGACATCACGAAGCAGCTCCGGGAACGTCCCGTGATCTTTGAGGAGCCGTACCAAGTCAAAGCATTCTTGACTGAGGTGACAAAAAATCTGGGTGCAGTCCATGACAACCCAGAGAAGAACCTGGCAATCAAGGCCGATGCGGCCGCCAAGTTGCGTGGTACTCCCATCGATCATTTCGTAATCACAGTCCCCAGCTCTACCCGTGTCGGCGGCAAGTTTTTCTTGAATGAAGACTTGCTAGATGCCGCCCAGAGTGAGTTCTTCTCTGTGGCTAACCGGATGGAAATGCATGTGGCCCCTGAGAATCTAGAAGCGGCACTGAAGGTAATCATGAAAGATGAAGGCATTCAGATCGCGGCTTTCGACTTCAAAGACATGGCACGGGATTACCTAGGCCAGATGCTGCCGACGATGGAGCAGATTGAAGAAAATCAGTTTGAGCAGCAGGCAGACTTTGTGCCCTATGTGGAGCCGACAAAAGACACCGCAACCCAGCTTGATATGCTGCTCCAGTCCGATGCTGTTGAGCCGAGTGAAACCCCGCAAGTTGAAGCTATTCAATCTGCACCGGACCAGGCCGCAGTCCAGCCGACCCAGGACAACACCAAGCAAATTGCCCCACCCGCAAATCAGACGGGCAAGGCAGAGAAGTTTGTGGCCCAGTTCCTACACGAGGGAGGATTGGCTCAGGAGATTCTGAAGGGTGATGATTTCCACTTTGAAATCAAGAATGGTCCCTATGAACCCCTAGTGGTGGAACGGATTACGGATCAGCTTTCCTTGACTCATTACCGAGAGCGAGACGGGGACTTATGCCTGGACTCTGAGATGGTCTTTGGAATTGACGGCCAAGGGAAGCTCAACCTTGAAGAGACGGCAGTCCAGAACCCATTTACTGGGAGAGAGGCACGAGAACTTGATCAGGAGTTTGGGGAGCTTTTTGCAGCAAATATAATTCACCAAGGATTTGCAGAAGCAGCCCTTGAGCAGTTACCTGAGCTATTGAGGGAGCGGCAGGCAGAGCAGGCTGAAGTCTCTGAACCCAGCATCGCAGAAGCACCAAAGCAGGCTGAGCCAGAACCAGATAAGACAATAGAAGAGCCTGTACAAGGGGTTGAATCACGATCTGTACAGGAATCACCAACAGAACAGACGGTCACGCCCCTCCAAGAACCCACGGCCACAGCAAAAGCGGAGCAACCTCAGCAAGAGCCAACCGCTCAACAAGATAAAGGACCACAGCCGAAGCCCAAACCACAGGCTAAACCAGAGGACTGGCCTAAGTACGCCTCGGCTTTAAAGCGAGGTAATGCCTACCAGGCTAGGGTGAAGGAGCGTGTTGCAGCGTATAAACAAGGAACATCGCTCAATACGCGAGCTAGTCTCGCAATGGGCAAGGACTTTAAGGAGTTTACACAGGGACTAAATTCACTCAAAGATTGGTATAGAACTGCTCAGAAGCTCAAGCATGACATTCCTTATTTAGAAAAGATCGCCAAAGTTGGAAATCAATTCAAGCAAGGTGGACCCATTTCTGATCGTGCTAGAGCTGCCATGAAGCAAGACATCAATCAACTCGCTTACAACCGATTCTCAGCAGGACTTAACCCAAAAAATCCACAAATACTTCTAACCAGGCTGGCCGCAAATGCAGCTAAGGCGGGACTGGCTCCTCCCAAAATCATGGGTGCTTTGTCTGTTGCCCCTGCAGTAAAATCTATTCGCTATCAAGAGGGTGAACAGGCCAGCCTCAAGTATTCCCGCAAAATCATGATGGAGGGCTTAAAACTCAAGAAGCAAGAACAACCTAAAACGGTTGCTCCAAAACAACAACGAACTCAAGATGTTAATCAAAATCAAGGGCTAGGACGATGA
- a CDS encoding DUF2272 domain-containing protein, with amino-acid sequence MKYVKQSLSDIQRYAFLGISTTFLSVLSVSPLARAGHTDAYMNLPCINTQPPTSASTFVQKVLGKAQDEWGFWGCQVVQGSSIKRAGETETADKYWQRVGDYWQSIGLNYTGKDTNQAWSASFISWVMKEAGAGNNFQYSRRHSTYIADAIQNKKNGNINAPFVGYKLQDYSPEIGDLVCYSRASWVSYNTTSNRYPSHCDIVVANVQDAVEVIGGNVKNSVSKKVIHLDGNGKVDDSEFPWFVVIKNNL; translated from the coding sequence ATGAAGTATGTGAAGCAAAGCTTATCTGATATTCAGCGGTATGCATTTTTAGGAATAAGCACTACTTTTTTGTCAGTATTGTCAGTTTCTCCTTTGGCTAGAGCTGGCCATACAGATGCATACATGAATCTTCCATGTATTAATACTCAGCCTCCCACGAGTGCAAGTACTTTTGTTCAGAAAGTATTGGGGAAAGCTCAAGATGAGTGGGGATTCTGGGGGTGTCAGGTTGTTCAGGGAAGTAGCATCAAAAGAGCTGGAGAAACTGAAACGGCAGATAAATATTGGCAACGAGTAGGGGATTACTGGCAATCGATTGGTCTGAACTATACAGGTAAAGATACTAATCAAGCTTGGTCAGCATCCTTCATATCATGGGTAATGAAAGAAGCTGGTGCGGGCAATAATTTCCAATATTCACGACGCCACTCAACTTATATAGCTGACGCTATTCAGAACAAGAAGAATGGGAATATAAATGCACCATTTGTTGGGTATAAATTACAGGATTATTCACCAGAGATTGGAGATCTAGTCTGTTATTCACGCGCGTCATGGGTTTCGTACAACACCACCTCAAATAGATATCCATCCCATTGCGATATAGTGGTCGCTAATGTGCAAGACGCTGTTGAAGTTATAGGTGGGAACGTTAAGAATTCAGTGAGCAAAAAAGTTATTCATCTTGATGGGAATGGTAAAGTAGATGACTCCGAATTTCCGTGGTTTGTTGTCATTAAAAATAATTTATAA
- a CDS encoding tetratricopeptide repeat protein, whose protein sequence is MRRKSIPACFTVAISTLLVSLSQGVVITNPSLLVTAAPNPLNNPHYAGAISRMEAEDLPGAMREINQAIQLDPSLVDAYMLRGVLHLGQKNVREAIDDFTKVTRLDPNNIEGFMNLAKSQMLLKDYQGALNSATKAKEIDPNNNDAALLASLAQQLLESSQ, encoded by the coding sequence ATGCGCCGCAAATCAATCCCAGCTTGTTTTACTGTTGCGATCTCAACCCTCCTCGTAAGCCTTAGCCAAGGTGTAGTGATAACGAATCCTTCGCTCTTAGTAACTGCTGCCCCCAATCCCCTTAACAACCCGCACTATGCTGGTGCAATTTCTCGGATGGAAGCAGAGGATCTGCCAGGGGCGATGCGCGAGATCAATCAAGCGATCCAACTTGATCCCTCTTTGGTAGATGCTTACATGCTCCGAGGTGTTCTCCATTTGGGCCAAAAGAACGTTCGAGAAGCGATCGATGATTTTACAAAAGTAACCCGACTGGATCCAAATAATATCGAGGGTTTTATGAATCTCGCCAAGAGCCAAATGCTGCTTAAGGATTATCAAGGGGCCTTGAACTCTGCAACTAAAGCCAAAGAAATTGATCCGAACAATAATGACGCCGCTTTGTTGGCGAGTTTAGCCCAACAGTTGTTAGAGTCCTCACAATAG